acggtcggtcggtcatGGTCCCCCGTTCCCCCACTCGCTATCGGTAAACGGACCGCGAGATAGCATGCGAGGAGACATGGAAATAGCATGGGTTGCATTCACGCGTTTATGACTGTTTGTGTGCCCTTACTGATGCCGGCGTTGCGTGCACGGGGTAGATGGGTGGCTGTGGCGGGCTCATGTCCCAAGTTACATATCAGTGTAGCGGGGTGTTAAGACAGGCTTGCATTGTGCTTCTTCCCATGACTTCGCAGCGTGGCGACATTTTTGGCCAGAGCGAATGATGTTCtgccgtgtgtgtgtgctctATATGGTGGTGGTACAATTTGGAAGTATTACAGGGCAGGGCTCGGCCGTGGGTTTTTAACCAGGTATAGATAGTGCCCAGCGCATCGGCCGAGGGATGGATACCTTTCTACCGCCACAACCGTACTCGTAcacgctctctctctctctccgcgtAATCGTTTCAATCTTTTCACCCGCTGCCGCGCTCCCAGACGACCTGCGGCTGCGCGTCGTCCCCGGGCACCGGCCAGTCCGTGACGGGCGGGTCGTCGCTCTCCTGCTCGAAAGATGCGTCATCGCCCTGGACGTCGCCCACGTTGGCCTTCCTGGACCTGCGCAACTGTGCTCGGGAGCGCTCCGTCTTGCGCCTGctctcgagctgctcctccgtGAAAtcgagctggtcgagcgTCGCGATGAGTttctcctcgacgagggagCGCACGTGGAGCGCGAGCGCCTGGCTGCGGAACATGCCCGAATAGCGATAGGACAGCCACATGTACTGATTGATGGCTATGTGCAGCGACTCGAGCTTGTGGAGGAAGTCCTGCGCATCGCCCCGGAAATCGTCCAGCCCCatgtcgaggacctcgagcgGAAACTCCTTCATGGACAGGAGGTCGCCGTTGGTATTTTCCGCGACAACCCGCGCGAGGGCTCGCAGCACGtccacggcgccctcggcgcggagcGTCACAGGAAGGTAGCAGAACGTGAGGCGATCGTAGATGGTCAACGGCAGATCCTGGATGATGTCGGCAATCTCGAGAACTTCGTTGCTAACGTTGAGCCGGTACCGTGTCCCgaccgtcgcggcggccttgatcCGCATTAGGAGAAATGAGAGGGGTGTGTCCGGCGGGAAGTATGATGCAAACCGCTCAACGACACCGGCAGGAGGCTGTATGTACGCTGCCTCAATGTCGCTGACCCTATTTTCAAAAGCGCGCTTGACGTTTCGAAGGTCGGCGCGATCCATGGTGGTCACATAGCCAACCTTTTCCTCTGCAATGTCCTCGGTCTCTCCCGAGCCATCCTTCGCAGCGGACAGCGCTGTACGATATCTTCCAGCCCTGCCACCAATCTGCTTGATCTCGGGGTACGTGAGAAGCCGGTTTTGGTGTCCGTCGAATTTGAAAATTGACTCCAGAACGACGCGACGGATCTCTAGATTTAGCCCCATACCGATGGCGTCGCTAGCAACGACGAAGTCGTAATCGTTATCGGGGTCATTGAACAGCGCGGCCTGTTGGACGCGAACttcgggcggcagcgatcCGTAGATGATGGCACAGCGTCTACCGGTGTATTCCTCGATGTTGCGCTTCAAGGCGTGCAAAGATAATCGAGTGAACGCGACAATGGCATCCCCCTTTTGCAGTTTGCTGTAATCGCCATCGATGGACTTGTCCATGGTCACGAGCGGGCTCAAGCGCTCATAATGGTGGACCACGCATTTGTCACCGATACTGGCACACAGCGCTTGGACGAGCGCGACCGCGCGTTCTTCGCCGCAGACGTGAACTTCTGGGGCCTGGACGCCCATCAGCGCCGAGGTCCAGGCGGAGCCTcggtcggcatcggcaagcATCTGGATCTCatcgatgacggcgacatcGTACCGCGTGTTGAACGGCACCATCTCCACTGTACAACTAGAGAAGTACCGGTCCGTGTCCTCGGGGATGCGAACTTCCTCGCCTGTGATGAGAGCACAGGGGCGGCCTTTCGCGTTGAGACGTTGATAGACCTCAGTGGCCAGCAACCGTAACGGGCCAGCATAGATGCCAGACTTGGAATTCTCCAGAGCCTTGAGGGCATTGTAGGTTTTGCCAGAGTTTGTGGGGCCGACGTGGATGTGAATCGTCCGCTGCAGGGTCCGCGTAGCTGGAAACCACTCATGTGGGAAGCGAAGATCCAGTAGTTGCTTCTGGCTGTCTTCAAGACCCTTTGAAAAGCGCTGCCGCACGATAAACGACTGGAACGAGTACTTGAGCTCTTTGGTGAGGCCCTTGACGTCCCTCATGATGAACGCGTCCCTGAGGTTCCAAAAGAGCGGGTTCTTGTCTCTCCGCGTGACATTCTGCTCAGCGAGAAGGAAGGCATGGTCCAAAGCATTCATAAAGAGAGTTGCCTGTCTGttcagctcgtcctcgccaatgCCAGGGACCGaagatggtgatgatgacagTTCGGTGAGCACGAGCTGGAGCCGGTGCAGTACCGTCGACCTGAAGACGCCATGACGACCAGTGTACTTCTTGCTAAAGTCGAGTCTTAATCTTGCCTTGGGATCATGCCCTTGGCTGACCTGAGCTTTCGTCAGAACGCGAACTGGCTGTGGCGACTGTGTTAGTACTTACGGAGTCGGCTCGGGACCGGCTAGCAAATTTCGGGGCGTGTTTCGGTAATCGAGTCGTAGCAGAGGTCTTCGAAGGATCTGGCCTTGCCACGTTTGAAGCGTGAGACTCATGCTTTGTCGGACGCCAGCATGCTGTAGGGGTTGTGGAGAGGACTCGGCGACAGGCTCGTTGCTGAGAGCCAGTCCTCCATGCCACTGTTCGGGCCAATTGTttcatggccgtcgccgttgcagGCGGAACATGCTTCGAGACAACGAGGCCACTGGGGACATGAACGTGGTAAACAAAGCCGATTAGACCAAAAACCGATGACGAATTCGTCAGAGACTTTGAGCAGATGGTGAGTTTCTTGTCATAGACATCGAACTCTTGCCAATGACCCCTGCAAAGGGACGCAGAAAAAAAACCAGGTCACGTGATTACAATCATACGGGAGAACGGTTGTCCCAGAATTGTACGAACCAAGGCTCCTCTGCGAGCTTGATGCGGCTCGACTATTGCTAATTATGACTTCTTCAAACTCTGAATGCTCTCTTCGTTTTATTTCCAGGTCATCTTTTGTCATGCTGAGCGACTGCTACAAACTTTGCTCTACGGGGCTTTCCCAGGAATGACGGCTGCGCCACAACTCGCGCGCGCCATAATCAAGCTCgcgaagtacgaagtacgtaaCCACCAGTGACGTCGTGGCGTCATTCGACCAGCTTCCCGTCATCTTAATCCCAACAATTTCAACGCATCGTCGAGCGGCACCCGGTACCTACTTGTATTCATTTGCGCGAAGCCACTACGGCAGCTGATCTCGAGCGACAGAGCGAGTGTCTTCCTGACGCCACAAGAACTCAGGCTCTCCGCGCGGCACCGATCCACCGTAGAGCAAGGCATCAATTCCGACTTGGACGTGGGACGACTCGACAACCGCCAAGATggcgtcttcctcgacgcctGCAACCCCTCTCCTATAGTGAGTTATATTGCAGCTGTGGAAGCGGCTCCTTTGGCAATGAAATCCCGCGCGCTGACCTTgccttgcgcagctcctGCATCGCGCACAAGACGACGATCCTCGCAGAATGCAcaacctcggcctcgtcgcagACCTCGTCCCTCGCCTCTCTCATCCTCCCTAAGATCGAACACAATACGCCTCAGAAACTGACTTACACGCACGGGCAACATCAAATTCACTACATTTCCGAGGCGCCATCGGAGCACCCCGATCACCCAGCGGCTGGGGGCCTGACGTTTCTGGTCGTTGCCGATGCCTCCCTGGGCCGTCGCGTGCCATTCGGCTTTCTCTTCGAAATACGCAATCGCTTCTTCTCACAGTTCCCCGAGGATAGTACCGACTTTTCTGACCTGCCAAACTACGGCGCAGGGGCGTTCAATGGCGAGCTCAAGAGTTTGATGGTCGACTATGGTACGACGAGCGGCGGACGCGAGGACGCGATCGGCAACGCAAAGCGCGAGATTGATGATGTTAGGGGCATCATGACGAAGAACATCGAAAGCCTGCTTGAGCGTGGGGAGAGGCTCGACCTGCTGGTGGACAAGACGGACCGGCTGGGAGGCAGCGCGCGGGAGTTCCGAGTGCGGAGCAGGGGCTTGAAGCGCCAGATGTGGTGGAAGAATGTCAAGTTGATGGCGCTTCTGGCCCTGGTATTGTTCCTGATTGTGATGGCCATTGTCATCACGGTCAAGAATTGAGCTGAGCGGGGGACGTGATCAGTGGGGTTGACGGAGAGACGGCAGGCCGCCTGACAGATACCAACTACCTATTTGACCTTGCCTATTGCTACCCTTAGAATGTATTATAGCGGCACTTCAACGCGATACGGCATACCTtcagggcggcggagccTTTGCGTGACTAGTGGTTAAATGGACCATTCTGGTAAAATGAGGCATGCTATTTTAGACTGTCGCGGCGACATGCAGACGAACAGCTTCAGGAGTTTATATGTGCTTACTCAAGCTGCGCCGTTTATTTCCCACGATACAAGACCACTCTGCCGCCCATGATGCCGTGGTCAAATCGTACCTCGGCAACTTTAGTGTGTTGCCGACCCCCGCGCGCAAGGTCTGACAAGCAACTCTGTCACTCAGATTCGCTGAAGACTCTTCCGCGGACTAGAAACAAAAATCCAATTCGCTCATAATTCATGAAATACGTCTCCCGACAGATGCGTCCCGTTGTCGTCATAGTTTAGATCCTtggttcgccgccgccgcacctgcGTCCTGATACACGTAACCATGCGCAACGGGACTGTTGCCTCCCAGGCCGTGTGGTGATGCGGGAACTGGTATGATGGGTTTCTGGAGTCGCTGAGTGAAGAAGACGGGATGCAGAGTCGACGCGCACAGGAAGGCCGGCCGTTGTGGCCGCGGAGGAGCGTGTCGGTCCCATGCAGCTTGCAAAGCACCGGCGGACGAGCTTCCGGGTGGAACTTGAAGACCCATTACTGGACTTTTTGTGAGTAATACGGCAGATAGATGATCAAGCAGAAGATCAAGCTGTGTCGCAAGTCTCGAGGGATGAAGACTGTGCACTGGTAGGGGCGCTGAAGACTCTGGTTGTGGTTGTGGGTTGGGACTTGGGCAAGTTCATGGCTCGCGAGCACATGCCGTTGGCTGTGATagccgagctcgaggtcgGTACGGCCTGCGGAGGCGCTGAAACCGCCTGCGAAGCACCTGCGACTTGCAACCTAGGCGGGAGGCCAACCGCTGGGAAATTACCTAAGCAGCCGGAGCGATGCTTTGGGCGGCTGCTCCTGTCATGATGTGCACGGAGCAGCGTCACCGGCGCACTCCCAATAATTTGGTTCATTGTCGACAGTAGAAAGGATCGAGGAATGGCATTATTCAGATCAGGATGTGTCTGGTATCCATTTCCATGATATGTGTGTCGCTATTTTCATCTTGTGAGCCCATGTACCACCATTGATCACACTGACACTTTTTACCCTGCCTGGCTCCTGTGTTGCCGCTGAACGAGGCCGTGGCTAGACAAGCGTACTGCACCTCAGGCGCACATTGGACGGGAGGCGCGAATCACGGGATGGTTACCCAAGTCTTTTTGCATATCTGATCAGGCGTTCTGGTCTCGCCTGGGTACTTGGGGCACCGTTTGGCCAGGACTGCTCTGCGACTGTCATCAAGGACTTGCCGGATCAAGATTGTCCGTCTGGCACGGTGGGGATGGCGGTTCTGGAGGCTTCCCCACCGTAGCGGTGAGGTACCTGCTTGGTACAACGTGAGCCCAAGTCTGTTGTGGCTTGCGTACCGGGCAAGTGAGGCTGCGACGGTTGCCCCTCCATTTTAGCCCCTCCATCCGACCACCATAGCAACCTGCTGGAACCTGCCCTGGAGTGGAACGCGAGCAGGACCTACCTTATTACGGGCACACTCAAGTGACTCAACTGGAGCGCCCCTCCTTCCCAGCGTCACTGCAACCTGGCCTGTGACATGCTGAgccaccccgccgccgcccttccCGCGACTCGACCGAGCATTACCTCATCACCGACTTGGTGTCGATTGAGCTGCGGACATTCTTTCCACTGCATCTCCAGCTTCCTCAacctccctctccttcccACGAATCCTCCACACCAGCCTGCTTCCCACGCCACTGTGCAGGTGTCCCAGCTTTTTGACCAACTGTTACCGCTTCCCAGCCACGAAAGCTTCCCCGCGATCGGCTTCCTGGTGGCAGCTCAGCTCAACCTTGGTGCCGGTGTCTCGTCTTCAAGATTCCTCCCACTGCAGAGATCGGTTCGCAGGGGAAGCGAAAGCTCTCCGACGGGGAGTCCCAACCCAACATTAAGAGGATCATGGCGGTGAGTTTGCCTTTTCCTGCCCAGCGCGCTGTGACAGCACTCGCGGCAGTCTCTTGGCCCTACCGtctgcgccgctgctccctcgcccctcggcggccaaggcTGACAAATGTGCCGTTGGTACCATAGCAGGACAAGAAGCTCCCCGAGGTCGACCTCGCGACCCGCATGCAGGTCGACGACTCCGTTGTCGGCACCACCGAGATCGATGAGTCCCTCTACAGCCGCCAGCTCTATGTCTTGGGCCACGAGGCCATGAAGCGCATGGGCGCGTccaacgtcctcgtcgtcggccttaAGGGCCTTGGTGTAGAGATTGCCAAGAACATCGCCCTAGCAGGCGTCAAGAGCTTGACACTTTACGACCCCGCGcccgtccagctcgccgacctgTCCTCCCAGTTCTTCCTCACTCCGGCCGACGTTGGCAAGCCTCGAGACGAGGTGACGGCCCCACGAGTCGCCGAACTCAACCAGTACACTCCCATCAAGGTTCATCAGTCAGCAGGGTATGTTAATGGAGCTCTACTAGTCCGAATCTTCGCTCCCTCGCTAACGACTACAGGCTGGACGAGAATCTTGCACAATTTGACAAGTACCAGGTTGTCGTCCTGACAAACTCGTCCATCTCTTCCCAGAAGGCCATTGCCGACTACTGTCACGCCAAGGGCATTTATGTCGTCATTTCCAACACCTTCGGCCTCTTCGGCTCTATTTTCTGTGACTTTGGTGACAAGTTCACCGTCATCGACCCGACCGGCGAGACACCCCTGAGCGGCATCGTTGCTGGCATTGACGAAGAGGGTCTGGTCTCCGCGCTGGATGAGACTCGACATGGGCTGGAGGACGGCGACTATGTCACCTTTACCGAGGTGGAGGGTATGGAAGCGCTCAACGGTTGCGAGCCCCGCAAGATTACCGTCAAGGGCCCTTACACGTTCTCCATCGGCGATGTCACTGGGCTCGGACAATACCAGCGTGGCGGCCAGTACCAGCAAGTCAAGATGCCCAAGATCATCAACTTCAAGAACTTCACGAGCTCCCTCAAGGAGCCCGAGTTCGTCATGTCCGACTTTGCCAAGTTTGATAGGCCACAGCAGCTGCACCTTGGTTTTCAAGCCCTCGAGGCCTTCCAGGTTGCTGAGGGCCGTCTGCCGAAGCCGATGGATGAGAATGATGCCGCTGTGGTGCTGGGCGCTGCAAAGAAGTTCGCTCAGGAAGAGAAGCTTGAGATCGAGTTgaacgagaagctgctcaaggagctTAGTTTCCAGGCCACTGGCGACCTCAGCCCGATGGCGGCATTCTTTGGTGGCATCACCGCACAGGAGATCCTGAAGGCCGTGTCGGGCAAGTTCCAGCCCATCCAGCAGTGGCTTTACTTTGATTCATTGGAGTCGCTCCCCACATCCACCAAGCGCAGCGCTGAGCTCTGCAAGCCCATTGGCAGTCGCTACGACGGCCAGATTGCAGTTTTCGGAACGGAATACCAGGAGAAGATTGCTAATCTGAAGCAATTCCTCGTTGGCGCTGGTGCCATCGGCTGCGAGATGCTCAAGAATTGGGCCATGATGGGCCTCGGCACCGGTCCCAAGGGAAAGATTTACGTGACGGACATGGACTCTATCGAGAAGAGCAACCTCAACCGTCAATTCCTGTTCCGTGCCGCGGACGTCGGCAACATGAAGAGCGACTGTGCTGCACGCGCCGTTCAGCGTATGAACCCGGATCTGCAGGGTCACATGGTGACATTTAAAGACCGGGTGAGCGCAGACACCGAACATATCTTCAATGAGGAGTTCTGGCAGTCTCTTGATGGCGTCACAAACGCACTGGACAACGTGGAGGCGAGAACATATGTCGATCGACGCTGCGTCTTCTTCCGCAAGCCGCTGCTGGAGAGCGGCACCCTAGGCACCAAGGGCAACACTCAGGTCGTCTTGCCGCATTTGACTGAGTCGTATTCGTCGTCTCAGGATCCGCCAGAGAAGGAATTCCCGATGTGCACTATTCGGAGTTTCCCTAACAGGATCGAGCACACCATTGCTTGGTCCAAGGAGTACATGTTTGAGAGATGCTTCGTCAAGGCCCCGCAGACGGTAAACCTGTACCTGACGCAGCCCAACTTCCTGGAGGCAACTCTGAAGCAAGGTGGAAACCAAAAGGAAACGCTGGAGACGATTCGCAACTTCCTGACAACTGAGCGTCCTCGCACTTTCGAGGACTGCATTGCGTGGGCTCGGATGCTGTTTGAGACTGAGTTTTCCAACAAGATTCAGCAGCTGCTGTACAACTTCCCGAAGGATTCAGAAACGTCGAGCGGGACTCCCTTCTGGTCTGGCCCGAAGCGTGCGCCGGATGCCCTCAAGTTCAATCCCAACAACCCCACGCACTttggcttcgtcgtcgcggctGCCAACCTGCATGCCTTCAACTTCAACATCAAGTCGCCGGGCACGGACAAGGCAATCTATCTCCGAGAACTGGAGAATGTGATTGTCCCCGACTTTACGCCAGATGCGAATGTTAAGATTCAGGCCGATGACAAGGAACCCGTATGCGAACCGTGTCTCGAACATGTCGGAGACATATATGCTAACAATCTACTAGGATCCCAACGCCAACACCAACTTTGATGACAGCGATGAGCTGGACAAGATAATTGCCAGCATCCCGTCACCAAATACCCTGTCGGGATTCCAGCTTCAGCCTGTGGAGTTTGAGAAAGATGACGACACGAACCACCACATCGACTTCATCACGGCATGCAGCAACTTGCGAGCTGAGAATTACAAGATCGAACCGGCGGACCGCCACAAGACCAAGTTCATTGCTGGCAAGATCATTCCGGCAATTgctacgacgacggccctGGTGACGGGCCTGGTTGTGCTGGAGCTGTACAAGGTAATTGACGGCAAGACGGATCTCGAGCAGTACAAGAACGGCTTCATCAACTTGGCGCTGCCGTTCTTCGGCTTCAGCGAGCCGATTGCGAGCCCCAAGGTAGAGTACCAGGGTCCAGACGGCAAGGTGACGCTGGACAAGATTTGGGACCGCTTCGAGGTGGACAACATTACGCTCCAAGAACTCATTGACTACTTTAAGGCAAAGGGCCTGAGCATCAGCATGCTGAGCTCTGGTGTCAGTCTTTTGTACGCCAGCTTCTTTCCTccggccaagctcaaggaaCGGTATGGCATGAAGCTGAGCAAGCTGGTGGAGACGATTTCGAAGAAGCCGATCCCGTCTCACCAGAAGGAGGTCATATTCGAGATCGTGGCCGAGGAtatggccgaggaggacgtggAAGTACCGTATATCAAAGTGCGGGTGCGGTAAATGTCAGGATAGACAGTCATGCCTAGAGACTATGAGGCGTCTCGCAGTGGGGTTCGCAGCCGTGCAGTGAATTGTGTATGACACAGCAGATAGATGTTCAACTCTTTGATTACCAGATGTCTGGAAAGCAATGGCGTTGTGTGATGACAAAGTATGTTAGGTGTTGACGGGCAGCGAGCTAGACTAGTTGCGGCGCTTGATCCGTTTACGTCACGATTAGCAAGCTGTCTTAGCTCCCCGCCTTTGGTCGAGAACCGAAAGGGCCGGGTTTAGCTGTAATTGTTGCTGGACCTGAGTGTACGGAATAATTTGTGAGCCTATCATCCAACggtggccgccgagctgaTTGAAGCCTTGCGAGTATAAATATATTGCACCAACCCCAGTCCGATCTGCGGATTTGGTTGAGTATAAGACTCGTCGATGAACGTCCCGCGTCCGAGCAGGTGCATCTACAGGAGCGTTTGCCACTGGAGCAAATCCCGAGCATCGCAATCTAGAGCTCGCTTTTTGAGCTTCTCAACACCCACACCATATCAAGAGCCACGTTTTCCGACCTTTCCGTTGCATAACCAAGTCAGGATGGTAAGCAGCGCACTCCTCCAGCTTCCGAGGTCCCTCTCCTTTGGTGCCCGGTCGAGCCGACTGACTCGAAACAGGCCAGCTCCGGCAAGGTGACCGACTGGGTCAAGCCCGGCGACAAGTCGGGCGAGTTCAAGCGGCAGGTCAGCTCGTTCCGCGACTGGATCTCGCGCGAGAGCGGCGCCAAGTTCCCGCCCGAGAAGGGGAGGTATCATCTCTACGTCAGCTATGCGTGTCCCTGGGTATGTGTGTGTCACAATTGGTTGATTGCTTCACCTATGCGTCGGCGTCCCCCCGTTTGGGACGATGGATGACTGACGCGGAAGGGGGATGCCAGGCGTGCCGAACGCTCATCGcgcgcaagctcaagggcctcgacgacatcatcagCTTCTCCGTGGTGCACTGGCatctcggccagggcgggtGGCGCTTCGTGACCAAAGGCGAAGCGGACGTGCCCGGCGACAACGTCGTGCCGGACCCGATCGAGGGGCACGAGGCCTTCACGCACCTGCGCCACGTGTACTTTGAGTCGAACAAGGACTACGAGGGCCGGTTCacggtgccggtgctgtACGACAAGAAGACCAGGACGATTGTGAGCAACGAGAGCAGCGAGATTCTGCGCATGTTGAGCACAGAGGTGAGagcttcctccccccccgcgcACTCTGGATGCTTGGTATAGGAGTGGCTGTCTGACGCTAGGCTCAATCTATATAGTTCGACGACCTCATCGAGGAAAAGTACCGCGACATCGTGCTGTATCCCGAGAGCCTGCGCAGCCAgatcgacgaggccaacACGTGGACGTACGACCTCATCAACAACGGCGTTTACAAGTCGGGCttcgcgacgacgggcgaggccTACGAACGAAACGTGGTGGCGCTgttcgaggcgctcgaccgAGCCGAGAAGCACCTGCTCAGCAACGAGCA
Above is a genomic segment from Purpureocillium takamizusanense chromosome 2, complete sequence containing:
- the UBA1_2 gene encoding E1 ubiquitin-activating enzyme (COG:O~EggNog:ENOG503NURC), with amino-acid sequence MCVSQLVDCFTYASASPRLGRWMTDAEGGCQACRTLIARKLKGLDDIISFSVVHWHLGQGGWRFVTKGEADVPGDNVVPDPIEGHEAFTHLRHVYFESNKDYEGRFTVPVLYDKKTRTIVSNESSEILRMLSTEFDDLIEEKYRDIVLYPESLRSQIDEANTWTYDLINNGVYKSGFATTGEAYERNVVALFEALDRAEKHLLSNEQSGSGPYYFGKAITETDVRLFVTLVRFDPVYVQHFKCNIRDIRSGYPALHRWMRNLYWNHAGAFKETTQFEHIKWHYTRSHTQINPLSITPVGPLPHILPLGEEVPAAQAAQQGKL
- the UBA1_2 gene encoding E1 ubiquitin-activating enzyme (COG:O~EggNog:ENOG503NURC); amino-acid sequence: MNVPRPSRCIYRSVCHWSKSRASQSRARFLSFSTPTPYQEPRFPTFPLHNQVRMASSGKVTDWVKPGDKSGEFKRQVSSFRDWISRESGAKFPPEKGRYHLYVSYACPWACRTLIARKLKGLDDIISFSVVHWHLGQGGWRFVTKGEADVPGDNVVPDPIEGHEAFTHLRHVYFESNKDYEGRFTVPVLYDKKTRTIVSNESSEILRMLSTEFDDLIEEKYRDIVLYPESLRSQIDEANTWTYDLINNGVYKSGFATTGEAYERNVVALFEALDRAEKHLLSNEQSGSGPYYFGKAITETDVRLFVTLVRFDPVYVQHFKCNIRDIRSGYPALHRWMRNLYWNHAGAFKETTQFEHIKWHYTRSHTQINPLSITPVGPLPHILPLGEEVPAAQAAQQGKL
- the UBA1_1 gene encoding E1 ubiquitin-activating enzyme (COG:O~BUSCO:EOG09260ERO~EggNog:ENOG503NURC), translating into MAQDKKLPEVDLATRMQVDDSVVGTTEIDESLYSRQLYVLGHEAMKRMGASNVLVVGLKGLGVEIAKNIALAGVKSLTLYDPAPVQLADLSSQFFLTPADVGKPRDEVTAPRVAELNQYTPIKVHQSAGLDENLAQFDKYQVVVLTNSSISSQKAIADYCHAKGIYVVISNTFGLFGSIFCDFGDKFTVIDPTGETPLSGIVAGIDEEGLVSALDETRHGLEDGDYVTFTEVEGMEALNGCEPRKITVKGPYTFSIGDVTGLGQYQRGGQYQQVKMPKIINFKNFTSSLKEPEFVMSDFAKFDRPQQLHLGFQALEAFQVAEGRLPKPMDENDAAVVLGAAKKFAQEEKLEIELNEKLLKELSFQATGDLSPMAAFFGGITAQEILKAVSGKFQPIQQWLYFDSLESLPTSTKRSAELCKPIGSRYDGQIAVFGTEYQEKIANLKQFLVGAGAIGCEMLKNWAMMGLGTGPKGKIYVTDMDSIEKSNLNRQFLFRAADVGNMKSDCAARAVQRMNPDLQGHMVTFKDRVSADTEHIFNEEFWQSLDGVTNALDNVEARTYVDRRCVFFRKPLLESGTLGTKGNTQVVLPHLTESYSSSQDPPEKEFPMCTIRSFPNRIEHTIAWSKEYMFERCFVKAPQTVNLYLTQPNFLEATLKQGGNQKETLETIRNFLTTERPRTFEDCIAWARMLFETEFSNKIQQLLYNFPKDSETSSGTPFWSGPKRAPDALKFNPNNPTHFGFVVAAANLHAFNFNIKSPGTDKAIYLRELENVIVPDFTPDANVKIQADDKEPDPNANTNFDDSDELDKIIASIPSPNTLSGFQLQPVEFEKDDDTNHHIDFITACSNLRAENYKIEPADRHKTKFIAGKIIPAIATTTALVTGLVVLELYKVIDGKTDLEQYKNGFINLALPFFGFSEPIASPKVEYQGPDGKVTLDKIWDRFEVDNITLQELIDYFKAKGLSISMLSSGVSLLYASFFPPAKLKERYGMKLSKLVETISKKPIPSHQKEVIFEIVAEDMAEEDVEVPYIKVRVR
- the SUV3 gene encoding RNA helicase (COG:A~EggNog:ENOG503NVKA~BUSCO:EOG092629FB), which gives rise to MKQLARTVAWRTGSQQRACRRVLSTTPTACWRPTKHESHASNVARPDPSKTSATTRLPKHAPKFASRSRADSVSQGHDPKARLRLDFSKKYTGRHGVFRSTVLHRLQLVLTELSSSPSSVPGIGEDELNRQATLFMNALDHAFLLAEQNVTRRDKNPLFWNLRDAFIMRDVKGLTKELKYSFQSFIVRQRFSKGLEDSQKQLLDLRFPHEWFPATRTLQRTIHIHVGPTNSGKTYNALKALENSKSGIYAGPLRLLATEVYQRLNAKGRPCALITGEEVRIPEDTDRYFSSCTVEMVPFNTRYDVAVIDEIQMLADADRGSAWTSALMGVQAPEVHVCGEERAVALVQALCASIGDKCVVHHYERLSPLVTMDKSIDGDYSKLQKGDAIVAFTRLSLHALKRNIEEYTGRRCAIIYGSLPPEVRVQQAALFNDPDNDYDFVVASDAIGMGLNLEIRRVVLESIFKFDGHQNRLLTYPEIKQIGGRAGRYRTALSAAKDGSGETEDIAEEKVGYVTTMDRADLRNVKRAFENRVSDIEAAYIQPPAGVVERFASYFPPDTPLSFLLMRIKAAATVGTRYRLNVSNEVLEIADIIQDLPLTIYDRLTFCYLPVTLRAEGAVDVLRALARVVAENTNGDLLSMKEFPLEVLDMGLDDFRGDAQDFLHKLESLHIAINQYMWLSYRYSGMFRSQALALHVRSLVEEKLIATLDQLDFTEEQLESRRKTERSRAQLRRSRKANVGDVQGDDASFEQESDDPPVTDWPVPGDDAQPQVVWERGSG
- a CDS encoding uncharacterized protein (COG:U~EggNog:ENOG503NY8P~TransMembrane:1 (i214-233o)), with product MASSSTPATPLLYSCIAHKTTILAECTTSASSQTSSLASLILPKIEHNTPQKLTYTHGQHQIHYISEAPSEHPDHPAAGGLTFLVVADASLGRRVPFGFLFEIRNRFFSQFPEDSTDFSDLPNYGAGAFNGELKSLMVDYGTTSGGREDAIGNAKREIDDVRGIMTKNIESLLERGERLDLLVDKTDRLGGSAREFRVRSRGLKRQMWWKNVKLMALLALVLFLIVMAIVITVKN